The Pygocentrus nattereri isolate fPygNat1 chromosome 12, fPygNat1.pri, whole genome shotgun sequence genome includes the window tctctctctctctctctctgtctctcccccctctctctctctccgtctctctgtctctctctgtctctctctctgtgtctccctctctctctctatctctctgtgcctctccctccctctccctctctctctctttctttctctctgtctctctctctgtgtctctccctccctctccctctctctctccctctttctttttctctctctctctttctttttctctctttctttctctctctttctccctctctctcttcctttctctctctctctctctttctttctctctctctctctttctctctcgctcccccctctccctctttctctctcgctcgctctctttctttctttctttctttctttctctctctccccatctttctctttctctctctctctctctctccccctctctttctctttctttctaccccctctgtctctctttttgtctctctctctgactctctcttactttctttctctctctttctttctttttctctctctttctttctatctctctctctttctctctctctctttctctatctctctttctttccctctctctctctctctctttcttttttctttctctctctgtctctgtctttctctctctctctgtctctctctccctctctctctctctctctctctctctcatacacacatatgTGAAGACATATTTGAGATATTTGAGGACAGcaaacataaactgtgcagaaacaAATGAGCTATATCTGACTTGACAACTACATGGTGGGAGTGTCCAATAGAGTGGAGAGTGTGCGTGGACacacaaagaggaaaaagaaacttCTGTTTTCAGAGGTATTGAAATACACTGTTTTGAAACATAAGGTTATTGTAGCTCTGATAATGCTACCTAGAAAAAACAGATTCCATGGTGTGGACTTTTTACACATTCATGCATACTACTATTGTAActatttacagaaatgtatcGTCAGTACAGCATAAATATACAGCACAAAAAGGACCGAGTTGTACTGTATGATCAGAGTTTGCTTATATGGTCTGATGTTTTGCGAGGATTAAACAACTTTgcaaataaatgtgttattttgaaaaaagcagtaaattgaatttaaatttaaaatgaattcttACTGGACAAGTATGTCCAAGCAAtcgagaaaaataaatataaatgcataGATAACTATTATCCaatgacaaaaaatatatacactaaatATATACTAAAATTAAAAGGATTAAAGTGCAACTATTCAGTGCaagtactgagattagattttGCTCCACTATTTATTCAGAACAGAAATGAAGCATGGTTGGGCATGTATATATTACCAATCAATAGTCCACTGAATGCTTTTCAGTGCTTCCCTTATAATTAAATCAGCCAAACACCAAATGTGCTGCCCAGCTTGGGTGAGATACAGACATGTAACTGGCAGGCTAACCGACAGCATTTTCAAGCCCTGATTGTTACGGCAGGGAGGCGGACCCAAGCACAGAACTGAAACCCAGCAAAAAGAAGAGTAAGGAGATATATGGGGACAAAGGAGTGTGTGTCTAACATTGCTAGTGAGGTGACCCAGACCCAGATTCAAACTGCTGCTGTAATGGTTACCACTGCGCTACTGGGGTTCACAGGCAAGGAAGGCGGAAATGAGGGTAACAAACCAAGGAAACGACAAACCACAGTTGGTGCCTCGTGGCACTTTGTGGGTTTTGAGTTGATgtttggtgttggtgttggtgaGAGATGGGCTACTGGGGTGTGCGCTGGTTAAGTGTCAGAGTTAGTGGTTAAAGTTCAGTTAATATATCACAGATTATATCAGCTATTATTAAACTGCATTAGATTAGATTATATTATTAGGTGTTTAGTAAGCTACTTTAGTGTTACTTagtattatacacacacacacacacacacacacatatatatacctTTGGGAACCTTTGGGCTGGAAAGCCCCACTGGTTTCTGAAACCTCGTTTTGCCATCACTAGCAAGCATATTTACATGGCTTGGGGGTAATTACCCTCTTTTTACTTTCTGAGGccatttcttttctcagccctcttttttcctttttggttTGGGGTTTGTATGGAGTTATAtggcaaaagtaaaaaaaaacaaaaaaaaaagcaaataacgagtaaaatcaaatttaatttttcaaaaagattacTACTTGTCACTTATTATTTTGCCAGTCATTCCTGAAGTCTTTTCTATTTAGCTGATATAATTTTTGCTTCTGGAAATGCTCTTTTGCTTCTGACTGGCCTATTTTCATGGGGTTGAGTCTTAGAAGAAGGGTTGTACCCACACTCTCAACTGAGTTACATCTTTCTTTCAGTTGACCCACACAGTCAACTGATTTGCAGTGACAAGTCTTCCGACCACATAGCCACTTAGCATGAAAATGCCTGACATGTTGGAAATGTCCTACTCCGGTCCTACTGAGTACTGGGTTGCAGTGGCATAGCTTTATCTGACATTATGATCAATGTTTGTCATATTCCTTCTCAAATATTATTGTAATGTATGATTAATGCACGCTGCACTGCACCTGATGAGGGCCAAATGCTGCACTGCATCCGGTCTGAATCATGGCGCATGTTAAGATCCAGGACTCAGCCCAGTTCACTGTAGAattgtttttgcatatttttctccagatttttttaattaacctgCAAAATGTGCTACTTTTTAAGGATTTACTCATCAACAAAATGGATTCAGTAATGTTGATTGgacaaagtcatttaaaaaaataaaaaaggaaaacactaaCAGAAAGTGAAAAAGTCTAAAAGATTGGGGATGTTTCCTTAAGTTTCAACTCTAGTTTGGGCCAAAGATTTCCCTTCAGCGGATATTATGTGGCCCAAATAATGCACATTGTGTTTCCCATATTGCAATGTCCTCAAAGAACTTTTGTGTCCTTGTTGGGCCAGGTAAACCAACCACGCCACAGTATCTTCCCTGCAGCTCTGCTCGTTTGACAAGCAAACCATCAAATCATCCACACACTGCAGAAGCGTGCTTCCGTACGGAAATTGGAACTCTTCCAAGTCTGCTTTTAAGGTGCTTTTGTAAATAGTTCGTAATTCTGCATACCCTTCCGTGTCCACGTCCATGTTGCCCATCCTTACCACCTGGCGTTGGCCCATCACGGAGTACAGGATCCAGATGCACAGGGAACTGTTCAGACCCAGATCCTGAAGCTTAATGTCAAGCATTGAGGGCACGATGGTGTTCAATGCTGAGCTTTAGTCTACAAACAGCATTCTGACACGTGTTTTTCTGTCCAGATGGGAGGGGGCAGTGTGTAGAGTCAGGGCTATTGCATGGAGTGGAGCGGCTCTGTCTGTAGATGAACTGCAGTGGGTCCAGAGTGGCAGTCTCTGGCCAGCTTCTTAAAGCACTTGCTGTAGCTCAGATCAACTAGGCATCAGTCATTTAAAGCAGTAACCCTGGCTGACGTTGAAATGTATATGTAGAAAAGTGATTATGAATGCAATTAAACACCTCTGATACATTAATAAAGTGAATTTCCAGAGGTGCAGTGTATAGATAAGTTATTCTTTGTTAATTGTCTACAGAAATGTAATGTACACCATGTTGAAGTGAACTGATTTGTGGTTGAGAATGAAAAAACACTGCTATCATATTCTCGGTGTAACGTCGCTCAATTCGCTAGACAACGGCCTATCTAAGTATAACTTATAGTGATAATTTATAAGAGAGATGAATTAAGAGACGGGGGAAACAGTGACCCAACGTCTTCAGCACTGGTTTATTTTACAACAAGGCGGCAGCAGGACCAGTAGGAAAGCACAGCACCACCCACTGTCCATTAATGAGAACAATCAACAGACGGCCTATGCATCACAACGGCACTGCAGGTTAACTGTGTTTTACTTTACTTGGGTGAAAAATAACATGTAAACGGCACATAAAAGATGAGCTTTTGAATGTCAACAAATATGATATAGTTAAGACTTGGCACTGTTGACCATTGAATATGACTAGGGAGTCTGTAAGATATATATGGATGCCTTATCACACATACTTGATCATCAATAGATAAAGTGTTGCTAGATGTAGCTGGGAACTTGCTGATATACAGCTCTTTTGAGAGGCAGATGACCCTCATTTCACTGTCTGTATGATATAATTTGATAACACTTATGGAACTAGATACTGAGGTCACAAAACAGCTCTTTGACATTTGATTGATAGGTAATGTAGGAACCTGTGGAGAGcgtgagaagaagaaaaaaaacacacaaaaaccgGTGTTTTCCACATCCTACTCTGTAAAAGCGTTCCCTGTTATTCCATTTTACACATACACCAACCTCCTCTATGTGTGTATCTCACACAGACATAAAGAGGAGCCATGATATAGAGTAAACCCAGCGCAGAGCGGTTCAGTGAACTTGGTGTTGAATGTGTGTAGGtgttgaagtgtgtgtgtatcagcgGAGATgctgtagaaggacagagtgCCGACTGGATAGTCCACAAACACTCCTACTCTGTTACAGCTGGAGGGCGGAGCAGGTATATCAGTGCTTTTATTATTGTGACGGGCAGAATAATTGTTATCACAGCAGTTCAGGACCCAGGACTTTTCATTTCGTCCAAGCAAACAGTGGTAACTGTCTCCTTTTCTGCAGATTGATTTATACGTCAGGGCTATAGCAGCTCCTCTCCCACTCCACTCGgcctcccagtaacagcgtccagTCACGCTCTCTGTACACAGAACCTGCCACCACACATCAAATCTATCTGGGTGATCAGGATACGACTGTGAAGATTCCACGTTTGTCACCTTCCTGTTCccgtcagacagagagagacggctGTGCGCTGTGTTTGGATCCAGAGTGAACTCACAGGAATCTGCACACAGGAAGagacattagagagagagagagagagagacagacagagagagagagagagagagagagagagagaatgtgagtgagtgagtgagtgagtgagtgagtgagtgagtgagtgagtgagtgagtgagtgagtgagtgagtgagtgagtgagtgagtgcttACATTTCTTCAGTCCTGGTTGGATTCTGATCTCCCCTCCATGATccactctaaacacacacacacacacacattaatacgTTCATTTAAGTACTGTCgccattccctctctctgtatgtttATCCATTTACCATCTGAACTCAGTCAAAAAGTGGTCCATCAGTTTTTGAgaagtactttttaaaatgaagccCAACTTTTTTCAGTGCTTCTTTTGGCCCTTTCCATCTcattaaacctcagaaaaactacaTGTTGGGCTACATAGCAAGGCACTTAGCCGTCATTGCACCTACTTTCTATCCTGTTATATGTGAAGAAAAGAATTCCATTGTACTGTGCAAGAATAATGACAAAGGTACTTTACATATTTGAAACTTATTCAGATTTACATTGGCAGCTGGATGGGAACCTGCTACTGCTAGTCTGgcagtaaagagtggacacatatATTGAATGTAAAAATGCAAGGCAAAGTTTAGTttagataaacaaaaacactattTTATGTCAATTCTATTCAAACCTCAAAACCACTTCATATCAACTTCTGCTTCATTCTCCAGTGTGCAATCTTTGGCAACAGTAGAATGCAAAAGGGTCTGAGACAACAAATCCAAAGCACTATCATCTGAGCAACACTATCATACACATTTTTACTAAAGCAGAATAACATACTGCAAACtctataaacataaacaaccaATATAAATGTAGACACAGCACACTGAAACATACTGACACTAAGTAAGGGTCAATCAAAACAAGCCAGGtctgaaacaacacaaacaaccttgaacaagaaaaaaatgcagaactGGCCATTTATAATGCTGATATTTGCATGATACATTCCCAAACAGCCTTTAGGAAAGTCCACTCCAAATAATCCCCagtaaaacaatttaaacaaaaaagcttGAGGAGTTAGAGCTGGCCATTATAAGAATAATACAACCTAATTAAACCTAAAAAAACCTGAAGCCCAATTACTGagcagaaacaaaaggagaaaataaatgaactagAGCCAAACAAAGCACATGGTCCTGATGGTGAATGACATGACAGACTCTTTAATTTCCATATTTCAACTGTTTATTCTTAAAAATTAGCCTGGAACCATGGATTAGTACTTCAGCAACCTGTTGCCACTTAACACACTCTGAGCTCTCTGGCCCCAGTTTATCTCATATGGTCCGAaagacagtggaaatgtgtgctgtcCTGAAATGAGTCAATGTTTCAGCTTGTTTCGGGGAAATGAACATTGATTTCCTTTTGCTGAAGAAGAAAGGGACAATCCTGACCTTTATCAGTGAAAGTGCAATAGTTAACATCTTTAAGGTATGGGGTTGTGTTTATACCCACATCATGGGTGACTTACATATGTGTGAAAGTACTATTCACGCAGAGGCATATATAGGGGGTTTTAGAGAGACAGATACCGCCATTAAGACAAGAGGTCTACCAGCAAGGTCTACTGCAGAACCTGGACATCCTTTGCCAAAGAATCCAGTGATGTCAGgctaaatacaaataatactgaACATTCAAACAACTTTGTCTATTTAGGTATATCAGTTTAAATGTTAACTTAGCAAtgaataaaccaaaaggaaaatGATGCTTTCTACAGCACAAATCAACCTGGGGAAATTCCTATCATTATTCGACTGAACATATTTGAATTTGGAATTGAACTAAGAGACCTTTAGCAAATACACTGCACGATGTCAGCACAGTGTATCTGTGCCGATGTACTATGCCTGCCACAGTCTGAAGAACAGTGAGTGGCCACACCCTCTCAGAGATACATGCCTATGAATACAACAATCCTATATTGTCCCCCCATGTTCTGGTGATACAactattcatattttttatgcCAATAATGCAGCTTCAATtgaactgaaagacaaaaagacagacaaacagagagagggggaggaagaaAGGAGGGTACTGCACTCTCAATACACAGGTGGAGCTGCATTTCCTAGCTGAGTGCTATCGTTCTTGAACATTCTGCATTCTTCCTGTTTAATTGTGGGTTAACATTGTGGTGAGAGAAGGTGGCTGATCTTTCTCTTAGGCCCgatttttattacacacattaAGATGAGCTggtttgcattgatgtgcctgtagttactgaataatgagcatGAGATCTGTCTAGAATAGTGCAATTTTGGAAAGTGACAGCAGCTGAGGAGAGGGAGCTGCAGTCTGGAACAGCAAGAGCAATCTAGGAGTGTGAGCTTCTGCCATAGACCACAGAGCCTACACAAACTACGTTAGGATCAAGATGCTCATGGTTTGTTAGAAATACAAAACAAGCAGATAGTTACTGTCTTAACATTACTATCAggagccaacacacacacacacacacacacacacaaacacacacctctgAACAGTTGTCCATACCTCAGTGTATTCAGTGTGCAGTGTGGATCTTCTATACtagcagagagcagcttcactccTGACTCTCCTGGGTAGTTGTATGTGAGATCTAGATCTTTTAGGTATGAGGGGTTTGAACTCAGAGCTGATGCCAGAGAAGAACAGCCTTTAGCTGTTACCATACAAAAAGATAATCTGCAGAGAcggcagagaaagagggagacagatgaGTGACAGACATGGAATCACActgaacataaaatgttttgcaaaaagaacagaatacaCAGAACAAtcttattgtttgtttttcagcaaaAAATGGAAGAGTAAgaaatttgacattttgacaGCATGAAAACCTAGACAAACTGTAAGGTAAAGGCATCCACAGTTAAAATAGTGGATTTAAGGCCAAATAAGCAATGggcaatgtttatatatatatatatatatatatatatatatatatatatatatatatatatacatatacatacacacatacattgcTCATTGGACCTTAAAAGCTATATgcatactatactatactatactatactatactatactataccatactataatatactatacgCAGCATCAGCAGTTTGATATTATTGCATTGCtagtcagaaaaaaacaacattctgaaaaaaaccaacaattattgttttatgtttttactgtaatagcTACTAATCATGCAGTGTCTATAATgctaaatattaatattaaccaGGGGCACTGATAACCAGTATTTGGGACTGACAAATTTGAAGTGTGAAAATTTACAATAGTAAAACTTTTACTGAGAACTTACAATATAAGAATATTAGAACATTTCAAATATGAAGTGCTCTGAGCTTTAGACAATATAATTAGATTACAAAATTTGTAACAAACATTGTAAAGTTATCTTTAAACAGATAAAAGTAAATAACTTACATTGTAACTTAAATGAAAGAAAGTTGAGCTTAATAAAGAGGCTCAAATACATTTCATTCACAATATTAAAcaaacatatttgtaccttttagATAAAACAGACATGTAGTTGAGTCACTGATAGTGTTGAAAAGGCAAACATCAGAAGCAGAGCTtgccttatatatatatatatatatatatatatatatatatatatatgggtgcAAGTAAGAAAGCCTAGATACAAACtataaattgtgtattttaccAAACCAACCTAACGATATACATATAACTGAAATGTATTACAGTAAAGTATTACAGTAAACATGTGAAGCAATCATTCAGAAACTACAGTAGCAGTAGTTGGATTTTTCTCTCAGGCACTGTTTTAGCTTATAATGAAAAGATGTTATTGAGTCAGACTTTACCATATGTAATTTTAATGAATTAGGGCCAGTGTATCTGCCACATTTCAGTAACAATGTGCATCtgtcaaataaatgttttttcgTTTTTTCGTACTTGCACATTAAATGACAGTAAAGCCTCTTGAACTTGAACTAAATAAATCCATAACCAACAGAACACTTCTCCGCAAAGCTCATCTTGTGctttatataaaacataaaacactgaaTGCCCCAGCTGAATATTGATCATTCAGTAATGAATTTACAGAAGGCTGACCTGAGAATCTCCAGTTTACATTGTGAactcttcagtccagcagagagtagctccactcctgaatcctgcagcTCATTATTACTGACATCCAGCTCTTTAAGGGAAGAGTTTTCCCGTTTTAAAACTGATCCAAGATGTTCACAAGACTTTACCCCAAAATGACAGCCATCTAGCCTGCAAAGAGAGAATAAATACAACAGATTTTATTATATACGCTTACTATTTACTATATAAAGAAATTTGTTAATGGAATGAGCGAAACTATAATGTTGTACAGATGATACTACCAATCTTCTTCCACATAGCTTTAAAgaccacactgcaaaaaatactATGTAATCGTGGACAACTTTAACTTTATCTTTACAATAATCGATAtgttatttaacagaaaataaacgTGTCcaattaaaatgtagaaatctGTCACAAAACCATATTTTATATAGGATAACCTTATGGGTTAAGGTATCAAGCTCGTAGACTTGCAGTAAAACGTGAATTTTAagtttaaaacttattttattattgtaaacattttattttaaaacactgaagaaaGAAGAGCATATTGGCATTGTACTGGTTTAACAAAGCTATAGTTAGCAAGCCAGCTGGTTCCTCAGGTTGGGAGGTGAGTTCTCTTTTGGAAAGTTGATAAATGTTACTTCATTTAGTTaatttgaaaaagaacaaatatGACAAATTGGATGAGATATGTTCCTCATGTTCcttctcctctgtctttctccactATACTTCTCAGAGAGCTGGTTCGTTTTGGATAGCTTTCAGagctgaatttttaaaatttaactGGTATTTTTTCTGAATTGTTTCTGAGCTGaagcattcatttttacattttggtaAGAATTAGTGAAAAAGAATGTAAGAAAGTAAAAGCATCTTGTTAGAAATAAACTCCAGCAAAAGTACTATGATTTAAATCTACTCCAAAAAGTACCATTACAGGTTAAAATGTACCGTAATGCGAATAAAAGTTGTTACTTTCCACTTCTGGTATTTATACAGTGGTTCTAAAACCAGTCTTTGGGAACCACCAGCTGGTCTAGATTTTGCTCCGAATTAAGACataggagcctatcccagctggcGGGGTTGAATGTTTTAATCATTAAACAtaaatttttcttcttttttccttttgcttgATGTTTGCACTCAccttccatttcacaatgcacatgtacacaacacacatctgttcaataacaaaatgatcTAGTTAGCCAATGAAGTAGCACAACAGAGCGACTtccaatttgatcattttacacaagtaggcaaaggtagtgttaggagtcttgcccaaggactcttattggtatagtgcagggtgcttacccaggagggggattgaaccccagtctacagcatagaaggcaaaggtgttaaccactacactagccaaccacACACAGAATGAATGGACAGAAGCCTGACCTCAGTCTCTCTAATTTGCAGTGTGAACTCCTCAGCGCAGCAGTGAGCAGCTCCATTCCTGAATCCTGCAGATCATTGTTACTGAGGTCCAACTCTTTCAGGGAGGAGGTTTCTGACTTTAGAACTGATTGAAGAGTGCCACAAGACTGTGTACTGAGTTTACAAACAGCAAGTCTGCCAAAAGAGAGGAAGTGCAACACATATTACAaagttaattacatttatttacatatacagtactgtacaaaagtttgatcatcttttttctatttatggAATATAATCTAATCTTGGACCCCACTATATAGTTTAGGGGTAGCTGAATGAAGCCTTGTGAAGATTTGAGGGTTTACCTAGATTGTGTCAGGAAATGCTTTGAAGCTTCAGTTTTGAAAAGAGTCACATCTTGTTTGCACATATGGTGGAAAGCACAAGATCTTTGGATAAGCTGCTTCTGATAATGTACTTAAGTCATGCCTTGAAGCCTTAGCATCAAACATAACATCACTAGTTAATAGAAAATTATACTTTGACATTGTGTCAGATCTatcagtatttattatttatctatagttttttttatttattatttttgtttattcacaCTTTAACATTTCCATCCTTCCCATctgaaaagcaaacaaaagctTCTCTCAAAATGATCACTTACATtatgttcccctttaaagagaaacttattttcacacaaGCAACATCCAAACCCACCTCTGCatcacatttctttttcatgatATCATGTATCGGAAAGAGACTGGAAATTGTGTGGAAACACTAAATATTTAAAGTTTCTATCTAattattgaggcttctgtatagttttctgttatgtttctgttgtttttttcctgcccTGCAAATAAAGAATTTGTATTTAGTGATCATTTCATTTGGAAATTAGATAAACTATTGAGCCTGAAAACAATAGGTattacaaggttttgatatgaaaGTAGATGCAGTCAAAACTTaaatggaacaaaatcttgAGATCAAGCTTTCAAGTTGAGCGTTTTCTCTTCTGcaaagtcataatttaagatacattattttgacaactctattattattattattattattattattattattattattattatctaccACCTCCCTTGTCAAGATTAGTAAAActttaaattttacatttttaaggaAGGAAATGTATACTATTtggccaaaggtatgtggacaaTTACTATTGAgtttaggtgtttcagccacacccactaTTAAGGTGTGTTAACTCTGTTGCATCATTCACCATTAAACTGCCTCTAGAAGCAGCATCAGCACAATAACTGTGCAGTAGGGTTCCATGGCTAGcaactgcacacaagcctaagatcactgcACACAATGCCAAGCACTGGCTGGAGTGATGAATTATGCTTTTTCGTGAATCTTACCATCCAATGTATGAATCTGCACAGGCCCCAAAGTAAAGTTTAGTGGACGAGGGACGAGGGGTCTCtagtgctgtttttcagggtttgggctcagccctaacatacaaaaacattttagaccaTTATATGCCTGCAATTTTGTGGCAAATAAATGCCCATGATTTTAGAATGGAAGGTCCAACAAGTTCATATAAATGTGGTTTTGAGGcatctacatacttttggcgttataatgtatatacatagaattttttttttattatattaaaaaatttaatatattttagaGTTGTCAAAATATACGTTTTTTTCCTTAtgtttgttcttgagaaaggtcctgaGAAAAATTCATGCTGTTTTTAGAATCTTTGTGCTTGGATTCTATTCATCACCCAAGAATCAATCCCAAATAAGTAAACGTTTGTGACTTTCAAAATTTTCCGGAATACTGTGTTAGCGGcttttaagaaaaacaaatcttCTTAAGAACGtttggtgaacgaggcccattGATTTTTTCAGGCTTTGATTTGAGTGTTAAGTGGTTTGTGAATACTGACAAACATATTACAGCTTTCTAAGTAAAATATTCTCTCTAAACAAGGCTGTGTTTACTCTATGAACTGAATGATTGAATAAACTGGAAGATATCCATACTTATGAGAGGTAATCAAATGATGGCTTCAGACAGCAGATTATTTGGCTTCAGATGGCCGCCTTTGTGTCAAGCTAATGCTTCACATGTGCATAAtttgcagtacagtgtgtttatattcttataatattaataaggCAGTGAAATGTGTTTAGCTGTGTAACTAAGCTGATACAAAGCTACTGCAGTCAACACATTAAGATATATGACAAACAAGGGGAATAGTTGAATTTAGTTGATCCAGCCCTAATGTACTGTAATATATCTATTTAATACAGAAATGATCTATTTTATGAAATTCTTAAATACTGACCTGAGTATTTGCAGATTACAATGCGAAGTATTCAGTCCAATACAGAGTAGGTCCACTCCTGAGTCCAGAAGGTCATTGTTACTGAGCTCCAGTTCTTTCAGGGATGTTTCTGATTGTAGAATGGACCGCAGAGTGTCACAGGATTGTTTACTGAGTTTACACATAGCAAGTCTGAAAAGACAGAGTTAATACAAAACATCTTACCAAATATTTACCAGAAGATGTTTAActtgaatgtgttttttgtgaatttCTTTAATactttgatggaattgcattaTTTCTTGAACATTTGTGATTCTGACCTGAGTATCTGCAGCTTACAGTTTAAACCTTTCAGACCATCAAAAAGCTTCTCCACTCCTGCATCCTGCAGGTCATTGTTACTGAGGTCCAGCTTTTTCAGGAAGGAGGTTTCTGTTTGTAAAACTGACTGCAGAGTGTTGCCGGACTGTTTACTAAGATTACACATCGCAAGTCTGCAAAAGGAGAGTAATGGTAACAACTTACAAAACATGTGAAAAGATGCTTTAGGTCAATGTGAAACAA containing:
- the LOC108410793 gene encoding uncharacterized protein LOC108410793 codes for the protein MMLLFVILLSFSGFMETTSENFKVFGPAAPLVVKAGEALVLPCSLQPNISAEDMTVEWVRTDLSESSSVVHLYKDHKDTNDKQMKSYRGRTALFKEELQKGNTSLKISAVQPSDQGAYQCLIEYGSWYGEITVHVEVKELLKVVGPVEPLVAEAGEDLVLPCSLQPNISAENMMVEWIRLQLPDTLVHLYEDFEDRNEKQTESYRGRTRLFKNELKKGNASLKLSAVQPSDEGVYQCYVEYRSWFDDVTVYVQVKGKGFHAWKIAIIWISVSVIVLLAFTACIVKDKYSKKKLSHKQCSIIAYMHLQSENVRKELNLKKFNTSEEGYRRLIPAVTKCRKALFAECNLTAKSMKTLSAALQTENSSLKELDLSNNDLQDSGVELLSAGLTSSHCKLEILRLAMCNLSKQSGNTLQSVLQTETSFLKKLDLSNNDLQDAGVEKLFDGLKGLNCKLQILRLAMCKLSKQSCDTLRSILQSETSLKELELSNNDLLDSGVDLLCIGLNTSHCNLQILRLAVCKLSTQSCGTLQSVLKSETSSLKELDLSNNDLQDSGMELLTAALRSSHCKLERLRLDGCHFGVKSCEHLGSVLKRENSSLKELDVSNNELQDSGVELLSAGLKSSQCKLEILRLSFCMVTAKGCSSLASALSSNPSYLKDLDLTYNYPGESGVKLLSASIEDPHCTLNTLRVDHGGEIRIQPGLKKYSCEFTLDPNTAHSRLSLSDGNRKVTNVESSQSYPDHPDRFDVWWQVLCTESVTGRCYWEAEWSGRGAAIALTYKSICRKGDSYHCLLGRNEKSWVLNCCDNNYSARHNNKSTDIPAPPSSCNRVGVFVDYPVGTLSFYSISADTHTLQHLHTFNTKFTEPLCAGFTLYHGSSLCLCEIHT